A single window of Pyxidicoccus xibeiensis DNA harbors:
- a CDS encoding Uma2 family endonuclease, whose translation MSEKTKRPANFADLEAVPDHLVAQLIDGELIVMPRPASPHAVAQSVLGALLLTTFQLGQRGPGGWWIVDEPELHFGNDAVIPDLAGWRRERLPQMPRVPYHTLAPDWICEVLSPSTETLDRKRKRELYAREGVEHVWLVDPDSRTLEVFRRQGDTWEPRGTYAGETRVRAEPFEAMELDLGALWPPELEVP comes from the coding sequence ATGAGCGAGAAGACGAAGCGTCCGGCGAACTTCGCGGACCTGGAGGCGGTGCCCGACCATCTGGTCGCGCAGCTCATCGACGGTGAGCTCATCGTCATGCCGAGGCCCGCGAGCCCGCATGCGGTGGCGCAGTCTGTACTCGGTGCGTTGCTGCTGACGACGTTCCAGCTTGGGCAGAGAGGTCCTGGCGGCTGGTGGATCGTCGACGAACCGGAACTGCACTTCGGCAATGACGCAGTGATTCCGGACCTCGCGGGCTGGCGTCGGGAGCGCCTGCCCCAGATGCCGCGCGTGCCGTACCACACGCTGGCGCCCGACTGGATTTGCGAGGTGCTCTCGCCGTCCACCGAGACGCTGGACCGCAAGCGCAAGCGGGAGCTCTACGCGCGTGAAGGTGTGGAACACGTGTGGCTCGTGGACCCGGACTCACGCACCCTGGAGGTGTTCCGGAGGCAGGGTGACACCTGGGAGCCGCGAGGCACGTACGCGGGCGAGACGCGCGTCCGCGCCGAGCCCTTCGAAGCCATGGAACTGGACCTCGGCGCCTTGTGGCCTCCGGAGCTCGAGGTTCCCTGA
- a CDS encoding RNA polymerase sigma factor: MEQLRKDLERAVAKVCPPALADRRDDVVQNAMIRVVELQRREPDRDRLTPAYLYRVAYTALIDEMRSQGRRKEVALEEVEALPQQPVASGDPERSAGAAQIGRAVRDCLSKLAQDRRLAVTLYLQGHTIPEAAELLAWEGKRTENLVYRGLSGLRACLATKGIQP, encoded by the coding sequence TTGGAGCAGCTTCGCAAGGACCTGGAGCGCGCCGTCGCCAAGGTGTGCCCGCCGGCCCTGGCCGACCGCCGCGACGACGTGGTGCAGAACGCGATGATTCGCGTGGTGGAGCTCCAGCGCCGCGAGCCGGACCGGGACCGCCTCACGCCCGCGTACCTGTACCGCGTCGCGTACACCGCGCTCATCGACGAGATGCGCAGCCAGGGCCGCCGCAAGGAAGTGGCGCTCGAAGAGGTGGAAGCGCTGCCCCAGCAGCCAGTGGCCTCGGGCGACCCCGAGCGCTCCGCCGGCGCCGCGCAGATTGGCCGGGCCGTGCGCGACTGCCTGTCGAAGCTCGCCCAGGACCGCAGGCTCGCGGTGACCCTCTACCTGCAGGGGCACACCATTCCAGAGGCCGCGGAGCTGCTCGCCTGGGAGGGCAAGCGCACCGAGAACCTCGTCTACCGGGGGCTGAGCGGACTGCGCGCCTGCCTCGCGACGAAGGGAATCCAGCCGTGA
- a CDS encoding CHAT domain-containing protein: protein MALSGLALASTPSVPDAGGEVASALAACEARLAERPDEQESAMCFYRSAQLPAGREASLRRLAALAEKHPERPWLTLVLGNVEHLSEPAKAEDSYRRAARAFRRLQDAEGEVLAAINLRGILLKSGRLDEAREWTRRINEVAQASDDPELKTRALIVEASERSDVEHDLGRAFRLLKRAEMLAFPDGSDGLKKQTLSALATVAANLGRLDESVDVYHRLAELARRTRDAPLEARVRYALANLALQRNERQPEPGGRARLLALAREALAAAEHAGRKPLEASSLRLVAELLGDSPEEQKEADQYLRRCLALAEELKRPERRIACLWTRAERLAGSDPVAANRDSDEALLLALEHGNPVYLALALRGRGTVAFRTRPLAEALHHAENSLDAAEALRELQHDASSQAEVFAGWVSDYHRLAGWTLEAGGAAGKAPSLPPREAHERAFKVSERLRARTLLDALVASQALSAATGEPGRHAARSEVQRRLTAVQRRLLEPGLAATERAAALRELQELERSERDLRPAPRHGATEFASLEAVERGLAPDEALLAFLVGFDRDVHGVPAGGAWLLAVTREGTRVHRIPERSRLTPAVALFSGLIERRDGSEAGAAAALHAQLLAPALAALPPGVRRLLLVPDGPLHDLPFAALRERPDGPPLVARYELALVPSASLWRYWREQPPLAPGGGALLLADPDRGSGTTMARARGAERAGVFAEAAQLGALPEARREGHEVEEVLQGTKVVPRLLVGAAASERALKTAHLDGVRVLHLAAHAVVDAEAPERSALVLAPGAQEEDGILQPREIAELRLGGALVVLSSCRSASGAVLPGEGVLSLARAFFEAGARAVVASLWPLRDDEAAWLVARFYRHLARGVGTSAALRAAQLEAIEDGQPASAWAGLAVLGDASLVAVEPREPAEVHAALTGPHLSLGGVAALSALVVALIWLRRGRPGVRARRHGE from the coding sequence ATGGCCCTGTCTGGCCTCGCCCTGGCCTCCACGCCTTCCGTGCCGGACGCGGGCGGCGAGGTCGCCTCCGCGCTGGCGGCGTGTGAGGCGCGCCTCGCCGAGCGGCCGGACGAGCAGGAGTCGGCGATGTGCTTCTATCGAAGCGCACAGCTGCCGGCGGGCCGGGAGGCCAGCCTGCGCCGGCTGGCGGCGCTCGCGGAGAAGCATCCGGAGCGCCCCTGGCTCACCCTGGTGCTCGGAAACGTGGAGCATCTCTCCGAGCCCGCGAAGGCCGAGGACTCCTACCGTCGCGCGGCGCGGGCCTTCCGCCGCCTCCAGGACGCGGAGGGCGAGGTGCTGGCGGCCATCAACCTGCGCGGCATCCTCCTCAAGTCGGGGCGACTCGACGAGGCGCGTGAGTGGACCCGGCGCATCAACGAGGTCGCCCAGGCCTCGGACGACCCGGAGCTGAAGACGCGCGCCCTCATCGTCGAGGCCAGCGAGCGCTCCGATGTGGAGCACGACCTGGGCCGGGCGTTCCGCCTGCTCAAGCGCGCGGAGATGCTGGCCTTCCCGGACGGGAGCGATGGGCTGAAGAAGCAGACCCTCTCCGCGCTGGCCACGGTCGCCGCCAACCTCGGCAGGCTCGACGAGTCCGTGGACGTCTACCACCGGCTGGCGGAGCTGGCGCGCCGCACGCGTGACGCGCCACTGGAGGCGCGCGTCCGCTATGCGCTGGCCAACCTCGCCCTGCAGCGCAACGAGCGCCAGCCCGAGCCCGGCGGCCGGGCCCGCCTCCTGGCCCTGGCCCGCGAGGCGCTGGCCGCCGCCGAGCACGCGGGCCGCAAGCCCCTGGAGGCGAGCTCGCTGCGACTCGTGGCCGAGCTGCTGGGCGACTCACCCGAGGAGCAGAAGGAGGCCGACCAGTACCTGCGGCGCTGTCTGGCCCTCGCCGAGGAGCTGAAGCGGCCCGAGCGGCGCATCGCCTGCCTGTGGACGCGCGCGGAGCGGCTGGCCGGGAGCGACCCGGTGGCAGCGAATCGCGACTCGGACGAGGCGCTGCTGCTGGCGCTCGAGCACGGCAACCCGGTGTACCTCGCGCTGGCGCTGCGCGGACGGGGGACGGTGGCCTTCCGCACGCGGCCCCTGGCCGAGGCCCTCCACCATGCCGAGAACTCCCTCGACGCGGCGGAGGCCCTGCGGGAGCTGCAGCACGATGCGTCCAGCCAGGCCGAGGTGTTCGCGGGCTGGGTGAGCGACTACCACCGCCTCGCGGGCTGGACGCTGGAGGCCGGCGGCGCGGCGGGCAAGGCCCCCAGCCTGCCGCCGCGCGAGGCCCACGAGCGCGCGTTCAAGGTGAGTGAGCGCCTCCGCGCGCGGACGCTGCTCGATGCCCTGGTGGCGTCCCAGGCGCTGTCCGCCGCCACGGGCGAGCCGGGCAGGCACGCGGCCCGGAGCGAAGTCCAGCGACGCCTGACGGCCGTGCAGCGGCGCCTGCTGGAGCCCGGACTCGCGGCCACCGAGCGCGCGGCGGCCCTGCGCGAGCTGCAGGAGCTGGAGCGGAGCGAGCGGGATTTGCGCCCTGCCCCGCGCCATGGCGCCACGGAGTTCGCCTCGCTCGAAGCCGTCGAGCGGGGACTGGCCCCGGATGAGGCGCTGCTCGCCTTCCTCGTGGGCTTCGACCGTGACGTGCATGGCGTGCCCGCCGGGGGCGCCTGGCTGCTCGCGGTGACGCGCGAGGGAACCCGGGTCCATCGCATTCCCGAGCGCTCGAGGCTGACGCCGGCCGTGGCCCTCTTCTCCGGCCTCATCGAGCGCCGGGATGGCTCCGAGGCAGGCGCCGCCGCGGCGCTCCATGCGCAGCTGCTCGCCCCGGCCCTGGCCGCGCTGCCCCCCGGTGTGCGCCGCCTGCTGCTGGTGCCGGATGGGCCACTGCACGACCTACCCTTCGCCGCGCTTCGAGAACGTCCGGACGGCCCGCCGCTGGTGGCGCGCTACGAGCTGGCGCTGGTGCCGTCCGCCAGCCTGTGGCGCTACTGGCGGGAGCAGCCGCCGCTCGCGCCGGGTGGCGGGGCCCTGTTGCTGGCCGACCCGGACCGGGGCAGCGGCACGACGATGGCTCGGGCCCGGGGAGCCGAGCGCGCCGGAGTCTTCGCGGAGGCGGCCCAGCTCGGCGCGCTGCCGGAGGCGCGGCGCGAGGGGCACGAGGTGGAGGAGGTGCTCCAGGGCACGAAGGTGGTCCCCCGGCTGCTCGTGGGCGCGGCGGCGTCCGAGCGGGCCCTGAAGACGGCCCACCTGGACGGGGTGCGCGTGCTGCACCTGGCGGCCCATGCCGTCGTGGATGCGGAGGCCCCCGAGCGCTCGGCGCTCGTGCTGGCGCCGGGCGCCCAGGAGGAGGACGGCATCCTCCAGCCGCGGGAAATCGCGGAGCTCCGGCTCGGTGGCGCGCTGGTGGTGCTGTCGTCCTGTCGCAGCGCGTCCGGCGCGGTGCTGCCGGGCGAAGGCGTGCTGAGCCTGGCGCGCGCCTTCTTCGAGGCGGGCGCTCGCGCGGTGGTGGCCAGCCTGTGGCCGCTGCGCGATGACGAGGCGGCCTGGCTCGTGGCCCGCTTCTACCGGCACCTGGCCCGGGGAGTGGGGACCTCGGCGGCGCTGCGGGCCGCCCAGCTCGAGGCCATCGAGGACGGGCAGCCCGCCTCGGCATGGGCGGGGCTGGCCGTGCTGGGGGATGCCTCGCTGGTGGCGGTGGAGCCCCGGGAGCCGGCGGAAGTCCACGCCGCGCTGACGGGCCCGCACCTCTCGCTGGGGGGCGTGGCGGCGCTGTCCGCCCTCGTGGTGGCGCTCATCTGGCTCCGCCGGGGACGCCCGGGAGTCCGGGCCCGGCGTCACGGAGAGTGA
- the epsC gene encoding serine O-acetyltransferase EpsC, with translation MDDSNARLVAALLEARQRHCFPPDVRRAAPEFVGQVLGLLFPHFAERLECTAAAVRRDVTTVEASLHRIRETLAPLYPEINPALPARFMERLPGLYEWLRQDAQAIFEADPAARTVDEVILTYPGFYAIAIYRVANALQALGFPLLPRLLTEYAHQRTGVDIHPGATIGRRFVIDHGTGVVIGETTLIGDNVKLYQGVTLGALMVEKGLADKKRHPTIEDDVVVYANATILGGETVVGRGSIIAGNAWLTQSVPSQSVVTRRSEVRPRGADGTLDALEFHI, from the coding sequence ATGGACGATTCCAACGCCAGGCTGGTCGCGGCCCTGCTCGAAGCGCGGCAGCGCCACTGCTTCCCTCCAGACGTGCGCCGCGCCGCGCCCGAGTTCGTCGGGCAGGTGCTCGGCCTGCTCTTCCCGCACTTCGCCGAGCGACTGGAGTGTACGGCCGCCGCCGTCCGCCGTGACGTCACCACCGTGGAGGCCAGCCTCCACCGCATCCGCGAGACGCTGGCCCCGCTGTACCCCGAAATCAACCCGGCCCTGCCCGCGCGCTTCATGGAGCGGCTGCCGGGCCTCTACGAGTGGCTGCGCCAGGACGCCCAGGCCATCTTCGAGGCCGACCCCGCCGCCCGCACGGTGGACGAGGTCATCCTCACGTACCCGGGCTTCTACGCCATCGCCATCTACCGCGTGGCCAATGCCCTCCAGGCCCTGGGCTTCCCGCTGCTGCCGCGCCTGCTCACCGAGTACGCCCACCAGCGCACCGGCGTGGACATCCACCCCGGCGCCACCATCGGCCGGCGCTTCGTCATCGACCACGGCACCGGTGTCGTCATCGGCGAGACGACGCTCATCGGGGACAACGTGAAGCTGTACCAGGGCGTCACGCTGGGCGCCCTGATGGTGGAGAAGGGCCTGGCGGACAAGAAGCGCCACCCCACCATCGAGGACGACGTGGTGGTGTACGCCAACGCCACCATCCTCGGCGGTGAGACGGTGGTGGGCCGGGGCAGCATCATCGCCGGCAACGCCTGGCTCACGCAGAGCGTCCCCTCGCAGTCCGTCGTTACCCGCCGCAGCGAAGTGCGTCCCCGCGGCGCGGATGGCACCCTGGACGCACTCGAGTTCCATATCTGA
- a CDS encoding aminotransferase class V-fold PLP-dependent enzyme translates to MTRSLESYRALFPVLQEQLYLNHAGVAPTSLRAAEAVRGWMDDLVYHGIKHERGWEAHCERVRALAARTLNAEPGEIAFVRNTSHGLGLVAEGLDWKPGDEVAVASALEYPSNVYPWLHLKDRGVTVREIEASFGGVTPEAVAAALTPRTRLVAVSSVQFATGHRTDLDAIGALCERAGVLLCVDGIQSVGCIPVDVKKSRIHFLSADSHKWMLGIAGIGVLYVAKQVLPRLRPVLVGWRSTTDAWNFNRSHFELRPDAGKLEEGSAAYTGIYALGTALELLQEVGLDVIEARIRELLARLEEGLRVFGCDVGPAPEHRAGILTFLPPQGEARPLGAWLAERNVAHSVRRGRIRLSPHFYNLPEEMDRLVELVRTYRR, encoded by the coding sequence ATGACGCGCTCGCTCGAGTCCTACCGCGCCCTGTTCCCCGTGCTCCAGGAGCAGCTCTACCTCAACCATGCCGGCGTGGCGCCCACCAGCCTGCGAGCGGCCGAGGCCGTGCGCGGGTGGATGGACGACCTCGTCTACCACGGCATCAAGCACGAGCGTGGCTGGGAGGCCCACTGCGAGCGGGTGCGCGCGCTGGCCGCCCGGACGCTCAACGCCGAGCCGGGGGAAATCGCCTTCGTGCGCAACACCAGCCACGGCCTGGGGCTGGTGGCCGAGGGGCTGGACTGGAAGCCCGGCGACGAGGTGGCCGTGGCCTCCGCGCTGGAGTACCCGTCCAACGTCTACCCGTGGCTGCACCTGAAGGACCGCGGCGTCACGGTGCGCGAAATCGAGGCGTCCTTCGGCGGCGTCACGCCCGAGGCGGTGGCCGCGGCCCTCACCCCGCGCACGCGGCTGGTGGCGGTGTCCTCCGTGCAGTTCGCCACCGGCCACCGCACGGACCTGGATGCCATTGGCGCCCTGTGCGAGCGCGCCGGCGTCCTGCTCTGCGTGGACGGCATCCAGAGCGTGGGCTGCATCCCCGTGGACGTGAAGAAGAGCCGCATCCACTTCCTCAGCGCGGACAGCCACAAGTGGATGCTCGGCATCGCCGGCATCGGCGTGCTGTACGTCGCGAAGCAGGTGCTGCCCCGGCTGCGCCCGGTGCTGGTGGGCTGGCGCAGCACCACCGACGCGTGGAACTTCAACCGCAGCCACTTCGAGCTGCGCCCCGACGCCGGCAAGCTGGAGGAGGGCAGCGCCGCGTACACCGGCATCTACGCGCTGGGCACCGCGCTGGAGCTGCTGCAGGAGGTGGGGCTGGACGTCATCGAGGCGCGCATCCGCGAGCTGCTCGCCAGGCTGGAGGAAGGGCTGCGCGTCTTCGGCTGCGATGTGGGGCCCGCGCCGGAGCACCGTGCGGGCATCCTCACCTTCCTGCCGCCGCAGGGCGAGGCGCGCCCGCTCGGCGCCTGGCTCGCCGAGCGGAACGTCGCCCACTCCGTGCGCCGCGGCCGCATCCGCCTGTCGCCCCACTTCTACAACCTGCCCGAGGAGATGGACCGGCTGGTGGAGCTGGTGCGGACGTACCGCCGCTGA
- a CDS encoding 5-oxoprolinase subunit C family protein has product MAGWLDIVSVGGPATVQDAGRPGRMHHGVPPGGPLVPELLALANRAVGNAWGTAAVECIGRLEVRARGRGARVSVDGRAFAVAEGETFTVPAPSELSVRYVAVDGGLAVPEVLGGRGTLLVARLGGQEGRMLRPGDSVPLGDGGGTAEPLDVGEALSVEAPIRVTMGPDPERFSEATRSSLLTGTFTVSATSDRVGMRLSGPRLAHGDEGAGTSRPMVRGAIQVTLSGEAIVLGPDHPTTGGYPLIATVIRADWGRLCARRPGASVRFQAVSGDEAREAWRLHVDRVRTVAR; this is encoded by the coding sequence ATGGCGGGCTGGCTCGACATCGTCAGTGTGGGAGGCCCGGCCACCGTGCAGGACGCGGGGAGGCCGGGACGGATGCACCATGGCGTGCCACCCGGCGGACCGCTGGTGCCGGAGCTGCTGGCCCTGGCCAACCGCGCGGTGGGCAATGCGTGGGGGACGGCGGCGGTGGAGTGCATCGGAAGGCTGGAGGTGCGGGCGCGCGGACGGGGCGCACGGGTGTCGGTGGACGGACGTGCCTTCGCCGTGGCCGAGGGAGAGACCTTCACCGTGCCCGCGCCGTCGGAGCTGAGCGTGCGGTACGTGGCGGTGGACGGTGGGCTCGCAGTGCCGGAGGTGCTGGGGGGCCGGGGCACGCTGCTGGTGGCGCGGCTGGGTGGACAGGAGGGCCGCATGCTGCGCCCCGGGGACTCGGTTCCCCTGGGGGACGGGGGAGGCACGGCGGAGCCGCTGGACGTGGGGGAGGCACTGTCGGTGGAGGCGCCCATCCGCGTGACGATGGGCCCGGACCCGGAGCGCTTCAGCGAGGCAACGCGGTCCTCACTGCTGACCGGCACCTTCACCGTCTCCGCCACGAGCGACCGCGTGGGGATGCGGCTGAGCGGACCCCGACTGGCGCACGGTGACGAGGGCGCGGGTACCTCCCGGCCCATGGTGCGCGGAGCCATCCAGGTGACGCTGTCCGGCGAGGCCATCGTGCTCGGGCCGGACCATCCGACGACGGGCGGCTATCCGCTCATCGCCACCGTCATCCGCGCGGACTGGGGCCGGCTGTGCGCGCGCCGGCCGGGTGCATCCGTGCGCTTCCAGGCCGTCAGTGGCGACGAGGCGCGCGAGGCGTGGCGACTGCACGTGGACCGCGTCCGCACCGTGGCTCGCTGA
- a CDS encoding LamB/YcsF family protein, producing MTECLLNIDLGELPGEDEQLYTLAHVANIACGGHAGDDASMRRALELCARHGTRAGAHPSYEDREGFGRRALDVTPEVLRGQVAGQCARLARLASLQHVPVRYAKPHGALYHAANASPALARAVVAGVVEAMGRDVTLLGPGAGALRDAARAAGLAYAREGFADRGTRPDGSLIPRGQPGAVLTEPARARENTVRLVTGGTVDTLCVHGDTPGAVELAGEVRATLEALALPAEPLGDGALRLALPEGLERRAVREALAALPRVVDAVVSEEHACVYFDPDAPPEEPRLALARLLRAPASPDARPPTTIRVRYDGLDLEAVAARSGLAAGEVARLHAARDYTVRCVGFLPGFAYLGEVDPRIAVPRLATPRTRVPALAVGIAGGRTGVYPFASPGGWNLIGTALDFTAFTPDQGAVLQLGERVRFERVE from the coding sequence ATGACGGAGTGCCTCCTCAACATCGACCTGGGTGAGCTGCCCGGGGAGGACGAGCAGCTCTACACGCTCGCCCACGTGGCCAACATCGCCTGCGGTGGCCATGCGGGGGACGACGCATCCATGCGCCGCGCGCTGGAGCTGTGCGCCCGCCATGGCACCCGCGCCGGGGCTCACCCTTCCTATGAAGACCGCGAGGGCTTCGGCCGGCGCGCCCTGGACGTCACGCCGGAGGTGCTGCGGGGACAGGTGGCCGGGCAGTGCGCGCGGCTGGCCCGGCTGGCGTCCCTGCAGCACGTGCCGGTGCGCTACGCCAAGCCGCATGGCGCCCTCTACCACGCGGCGAATGCGTCCCCGGCCCTGGCGCGCGCGGTGGTGGCAGGTGTGGTGGAGGCGATGGGCCGTGACGTCACCCTCCTCGGCCCGGGTGCGGGGGCGCTGCGAGACGCGGCGCGGGCGGCGGGACTGGCCTATGCGCGCGAGGGCTTCGCGGACCGGGGCACGCGGCCGGATGGCTCGCTCATTCCCCGGGGACAGCCCGGCGCGGTGCTCACCGAGCCGGCGCGCGCGCGGGAGAACACCGTGCGGCTGGTCACCGGCGGCACCGTGGACACCCTCTGTGTGCATGGGGACACGCCGGGCGCGGTGGAGCTGGCGGGTGAGGTGCGCGCCACGCTGGAGGCGCTGGCCCTTCCCGCCGAGCCGCTGGGGGACGGCGCGCTGCGGCTGGCGCTGCCCGAGGGCCTGGAGCGACGGGCCGTGCGCGAGGCGCTGGCGGCGCTGCCGCGCGTGGTGGACGCCGTCGTCTCCGAGGAGCACGCCTGCGTGTACTTCGACCCGGACGCGCCGCCCGAGGAGCCCCGGCTGGCGCTGGCGCGGCTGCTGCGGGCGCCTGCCTCCCCGGACGCGAGGCCGCCCACCACCATCCGCGTGCGCTACGACGGGCTGGACCTGGAGGCGGTGGCGGCGCGCTCGGGGCTGGCGGCGGGCGAGGTGGCGCGGCTGCACGCGGCGCGCGACTACACGGTGCGGTGCGTGGGCTTCCTGCCGGGCTTCGCGTACCTGGGCGAGGTGGACCCGCGCATCGCCGTGCCCCGGCTGGCTACGCCCCGCACGCGGGTGCCGGCGCTGGCGGTGGGAATCGCGGGTGGGCGCACGGGGGTGTACCCGTTCGCCTCGCCCGGTGGGTGGAACCTCATCGGGACGGCGCTGGACTTCACGGCCTTCACTCCGGACCAGGGCGCGGTGTTGCAGCTCGGAGAGCGGGTCCGCTTCGAGCGGGTGGAGTGA
- a CDS encoding flavin monoamine oxidase family protein, with protein MKLNRRAFLQWLGVAGAGLALPACVHGRGGGGERRVVVAGAGLAGLTAAYELVKLGYDVTVLEAQSRTGGRVRTHRDGFSAGQYAELGAVRIPDVHEHTLGYAKELDLPLVEFASGEALYYLKGQRFMHREGQPWPLELTPREQQRGLGMASEYIAAAMEECGDPRAGTFPRPGALAKYDGITLDRYLLSRGASADWLRLYMAEHSSDIPTTSALAGMAYEAADRHWERTFHIRGGNEQLPQALARRLGDRVRLEHVVVRIEHDARGVRVWYRHGGRTESLQAAHLVCALPFPLLREVELLPVFSEDKMRALRELVMAPSARLWMQTRTRFWKAEGIGGLKIAKTDTPVERLWDLSSVQDGTPGMVMSYMDDANARAFSAVPEAQRSEYVLRHVERFFPNIRSEAVAFHGKSWAEDPWVRGAWPAMQPGQAWMLPVVRRPEGRVHFAGEHTSLWAGWMQGAIESGKRVVREIQGMG; from the coding sequence ATGAAGCTGAACCGCCGCGCGTTTCTGCAGTGGCTCGGGGTGGCGGGCGCTGGACTGGCTTTGCCCGCGTGTGTGCACGGGCGGGGTGGTGGCGGTGAGCGTCGGGTCGTCGTCGCGGGGGCGGGACTGGCTGGCCTCACGGCGGCGTACGAGCTGGTGAAGCTCGGCTACGACGTGACGGTGCTGGAGGCCCAGTCCCGGACAGGCGGGCGCGTGAGGACGCACCGGGACGGCTTCTCCGCGGGGCAGTACGCGGAGCTGGGCGCGGTGCGCATTCCGGACGTGCACGAGCACACGCTGGGCTACGCGAAGGAGCTGGACCTGCCGCTCGTGGAGTTCGCCTCGGGCGAGGCGCTCTACTACCTGAAGGGCCAGCGCTTCATGCACCGCGAGGGGCAGCCCTGGCCGCTGGAGCTGACGCCGCGTGAGCAGCAGCGGGGCCTGGGCATGGCGAGCGAGTACATCGCCGCCGCGATGGAGGAGTGCGGGGACCCGCGCGCGGGCACCTTCCCCCGGCCGGGAGCGCTGGCGAAGTACGACGGCATCACCTTGGACAGGTACCTCCTGTCCCGGGGCGCGAGCGCGGACTGGCTGCGGCTGTACATGGCGGAGCACAGCTCGGACATCCCGACGACGAGCGCCCTGGCGGGCATGGCCTACGAGGCGGCGGACCGGCACTGGGAGCGGACGTTCCACATTCGGGGCGGCAACGAGCAGCTTCCCCAGGCGCTGGCGCGAAGGCTGGGAGACCGGGTGCGGCTGGAGCACGTGGTGGTGCGCATCGAGCACGACGCGCGGGGCGTGCGCGTCTGGTACCGGCACGGAGGGAGGACAGAGTCGCTCCAGGCCGCGCACCTGGTGTGCGCGCTTCCGTTTCCGCTGCTGCGCGAGGTGGAGCTGCTGCCGGTGTTCTCCGAGGACAAGATGCGTGCGCTGCGCGAGCTGGTGATGGCGCCCTCGGCGCGGCTGTGGATGCAGACGCGCACGCGCTTCTGGAAGGCGGAGGGGATTGGCGGGCTGAAGATCGCGAAGACGGACACGCCGGTGGAGCGACTGTGGGACCTGAGCAGCGTCCAGGACGGCACACCGGGAATGGTGATGTCGTACATGGATGACGCGAACGCCCGGGCGTTCTCAGCGGTGCCGGAGGCCCAGCGGTCCGAGTACGTGCTGCGCCACGTGGAGCGGTTCTTCCCGAACATCCGCTCGGAGGCGGTGGCGTTCCACGGGAAGTCCTGGGCGGAGGACCCGTGGGTGAGAGGAGCGTGGCCCGCGATGCAGCCAGGACAGGCGTGGATGCTCCCGGTGGTGCGGCGGCCGGAGGGCCGGGTCCACTTCGCGGGTGAGCACACGTCGCTGTGGGCCGGGTGGATGCAGGGGGCCATCGAGTCCGGGAAGCGGGTAGTGCGGGAGATTCAAGGCATGGGGTGA
- the cysK gene encoding cysteine synthase A, whose amino-acid sequence MKANSILDTIGNTPHVRINRLFPSRVTVHMKLERANPGGSIKDRIALSMIEDAEKRGILKKDSIIIEPTSGNTGIGLAMVAAVKGYKLVLVMPDSMSIERRRLMAAYGATFELTPRAQGMKGAIARAQELVSQVPNAWMPQQFENEANIEVHRRTTVQEILKDFPDGLDYLITGVGTGGHITACAEELKKKWPKLKVFAVEPVKSPVISGGAPGPHPIQGIGAGFIPKNLHKEALDGAIQVNEEDAFEFTRRSAREEGIFVGISSGAALAAVSQKLGEMPDGSRVLCFCYDTGERYLSIETLFPAQQ is encoded by the coding sequence ATGAAGGCGAACAGCATCCTCGACACCATCGGTAATACGCCGCACGTGCGCATCAACCGGCTGTTCCCGTCCCGCGTGACGGTGCACATGAAGCTCGAGCGCGCCAACCCGGGCGGCAGCATCAAGGACCGCATCGCCCTGTCCATGATCGAGGACGCGGAGAAGCGCGGCATCCTCAAGAAGGACAGCATCATCATCGAGCCGACGTCCGGGAACACTGGCATTGGCCTGGCCATGGTGGCCGCGGTGAAGGGCTACAAGCTGGTGCTCGTCATGCCGGACTCCATGAGCATCGAGCGCCGCCGCCTGATGGCCGCCTACGGCGCCACCTTCGAGCTCACCCCGCGAGCCCAGGGCATGAAGGGCGCCATCGCCCGCGCCCAGGAGCTGGTGTCCCAGGTCCCCAATGCGTGGATGCCGCAGCAGTTCGAGAACGAGGCCAACATCGAGGTGCACCGCCGCACCACCGTGCAGGAAATCCTCAAGGACTTCCCGGACGGCCTGGACTACCTCATCACCGGCGTGGGCACCGGCGGCCACATCACCGCGTGCGCCGAGGAGCTGAAGAAGAAGTGGCCGAAGCTGAAGGTGTTCGCGGTGGAGCCGGTGAAGTCCCCCGTCATCAGCGGCGGCGCGCCCGGCCCGCACCCCATCCAGGGCATCGGCGCGGGCTTCATCCCGAAGAACCTCCACAAGGAGGCGCTCGACGGCGCCATCCAGGTGAACGAGGAGGACGCCTTCGAGTTCACCCGCCGCTCCGCGCGCGAGGAGGGCATCTTCGTGGGCATCTCCTCCGGCGCCGCGCTGGCCGCCGTGAGTCAGAAGCTGGGCGAGATGCCGGACGGCAGCCGCGTGCTGTGCTTCTGCTACGACACGGGCGAGCGCTATCTCTCCATCGAGACGCTCTTCCCCGCCCAGCAGTAG